From the Streptococcus sp. 29887 genome, one window contains:
- a CDS encoding ABC transporter ATP-binding protein, with protein MLFQFSHPGPAVTVKDLELTYPGADKPALSISELTIPAGQCVVLCGQSGSGKSSFLKVLNGLVPEYYPAQLSGQVYLGDQEFRGTSLEELSRQVASVFQHPSTQFFHSQVLQELVFPCENQGLSREEITQRLAWVNDLFALEPLYERRISSLSGGQQQVLALAVATMQGSDVLVLDEPTAHLDQQGISRVQHILQTLKRQGKTIIIAEHRLSYLSHLADRYLYFQDGHLVTDYLAEEFLNRTDSCRQDMGLRCYDSEPFGRAIAERASQFVSDEQGLLVENLSVSQSGTLLYQIEKLCLAPGQVVGLVGPNGSGKTSLAHFLVGLADDKKARISWHGQSLSSRQRLEKTAFVMQEVRLQLFSETVARELTLGQKGKNLDEALLHRFRLDHLLDRHPVSLSGGEQQRLMMVASLLADKEILVFDEPTSGLDLRQMQEVGRALLDLKKKNKLVLLISHDEELLELVCDKIVDIKRLRWGA; from the coding sequence ATGTTGTTTCAGTTTTCTCATCCTGGTCCAGCTGTGACGGTAAAGGATTTGGAATTGACCTATCCAGGTGCAGACAAGCCTGCCCTGTCTATTTCAGAATTGACCATACCAGCTGGTCAGTGTGTCGTACTCTGTGGTCAGAGTGGCTCTGGAAAATCTAGTTTTCTCAAGGTCTTGAATGGTCTAGTTCCCGAGTATTATCCAGCCCAACTATCTGGTCAGGTTTATCTAGGTGATCAGGAGTTTAGAGGGACAAGTTTAGAGGAACTATCCCGTCAGGTTGCTTCAGTCTTTCAACATCCCTCTACTCAATTCTTTCATAGTCAGGTCCTGCAGGAATTGGTGTTTCCCTGTGAAAACCAAGGTCTGTCCAGAGAAGAAATCACGCAGCGTTTGGCTTGGGTCAATGACTTGTTTGCTTTAGAGCCCTTGTATGAACGACGGATTTCCAGCCTATCAGGTGGTCAGCAACAGGTCTTGGCTTTGGCTGTTGCAACCATGCAGGGCTCAGATGTGCTGGTCTTGGATGAACCGACGGCTCATTTGGACCAGCAGGGGATTTCAAGGGTTCAACACATTTTGCAAACCTTGAAAAGACAGGGGAAAACCATTATCATCGCGGAACACCGCCTGTCCTATCTCAGTCACTTAGCTGACCGGTATTTGTATTTTCAGGATGGGCACTTGGTGACGGACTATCTGGCAGAAGAATTTTTAAATCGAACAGATTCCTGTCGTCAGGACATGGGGCTGCGTTGCTACGATTCGGAACCTTTTGGGCGGGCAATAGCAGAGCGAGCCAGTCAGTTTGTCAGTGATGAGCAAGGCTTGCTTGTTGAAAATTTGTCTGTCAGCCAGTCTGGGACCCTTCTTTATCAGATTGAAAAACTCTGTTTGGCACCAGGTCAGGTGGTTGGTCTGGTTGGACCCAATGGCTCTGGTAAGACGAGTTTGGCTCATTTTTTGGTTGGTCTGGCAGATGATAAGAAGGCTAGGATTTCTTGGCATGGTCAGTCCCTGTCCAGTCGCCAACGTCTTGAAAAAACAGCCTTTGTCATGCAGGAGGTCCGACTGCAACTCTTTTCTGAAACAGTTGCTAGGGAACTGACCCTGGGGCAAAAAGGGAAAAACTTAGATGAAGCCTTACTCCATCGCTTTCGCTTGGACCACCTGCTAGACAGACATCCAGTCAGCTTGTCAGGTGGTGAGCAGCAACGCTTGATGATGGTGGCAAGCTTATTGGCGGACAAGGAGATTCTTGTCTTTGATGAGCCAACCAGCGGTTTGGATTTGCGACAGATGCAAGAAGTAGGCAGGGCACTTCTTGATTTAAAAAAGAAAAATAAATTAGTGCTATTGATTTCCCATGACGAAGAACTCTTGGAGCTGGTTTGTGATAAAATAGTAGATATCAAGCGATTGAGATGGGGAGCATGA
- a CDS encoding energy-coupling factor transporter transmembrane component T, which translates to MKLDARTKIMLVVFASFTYGLRLTILENAVLVCGFSLLFWFSGKPKMALIGLLAYAMFGGLSYLSFLPAWLTHFLVVLTYTWPPLLAGHFLLMTTSGYELIHGLRKWRLPEIFLLTLGVMFRFLPAIKEDARTIGASLQVRGMFLRKRDLVCRPVQYLECFLVPLMMSLLRTAQELTVASLTKGLAVSVKPAEYIQSSWTMLDWSICLCCFSFLILVQL; encoded by the coding sequence ATGAAACTAGATGCGCGTACAAAAATCATGTTAGTTGTTTTTGCCAGCTTTACCTATGGTTTGCGCCTGACTATCCTAGAAAATGCAGTGCTGGTCTGTGGATTTAGCCTGCTTTTCTGGTTTTCTGGCAAGCCAAAGATGGCGCTCATCGGCCTGCTAGCCTATGCCATGTTTGGCGGCTTGTCCTATCTTTCATTTTTGCCAGCCTGGCTGACGCATTTCTTAGTCGTTCTAACTTATACATGGCCCCCGCTGTTAGCAGGGCATTTCTTGTTAATGACGACGAGTGGATACGAACTGATTCATGGTCTGCGCAAATGGCGCTTACCAGAGATCTTTCTCTTGACCTTGGGGGTGATGTTTCGCTTTCTACCAGCCATCAAAGAGGATGCACGGACCATTGGTGCCTCTTTACAGGTGAGGGGGATGTTTCTGCGAAAAAGAGATCTTGTTTGTAGACCGGTTCAGTACCTGGAATGTTTCTTGGTGCCCCTGATGATGTCCCTCTTGCGAACAGCTCAGGAGTTGACAGTGGCCAGCTTAACAAAGGGATTGGCTGTATCTGTAAAACCAGCTGAGTATATTCAGTCGTCCTGGACCATGCTAGATTGGAGTATTTGCTTATGTTGTTTCAGTTTTCTCATCCTGGTCCAGCTGTGA
- a CDS encoding MptD family putative ECF transporter S component: MKKLQVKDLMVTGAFAALYFVCVGLGTLLSLVFDRSGNMMYAPAGVALLAGPVYMLLIAKVGKQGSISLVGAVMACFFFLSGYMTAAFLPSLTFGLLAEMVAKSGHYKQKWTNLLSYIVFSFGNLGPIILMWLMRDAYEASLLARGKSAEYVSRVMLDFTPGNVFWLSTTIILTALVSGLFGQYMVKRYFNQSGFLS, from the coding sequence ATGAAAAAATTACAAGTAAAGGATTTGATGGTAACAGGGGCATTTGCGGCTCTCTACTTTGTTTGTGTTGGTCTGGGAACTCTGCTGAGCCTGGTATTTGACCGGTCAGGTAATATGATGTATGCTCCTGCTGGAGTAGCTCTTTTAGCGGGCCCGGTTTATATGCTCTTGATCGCCAAGGTTGGTAAGCAAGGTTCTATTAGCCTGGTCGGTGCGGTCATGGCCTGTTTCTTTTTCCTATCAGGCTATATGACGGCAGCCTTTCTCCCAAGTTTGACCTTTGGCTTGTTGGCAGAAATGGTAGCGAAGTCAGGTCACTATAAACAAAAATGGACCAACCTTCTTAGTTACATTGTATTTTCCTTTGGAAATTTAGGTCCTATTATTCTCATGTGGCTCATGCGGGATGCCTATGAAGCTAGTTTATTGGCACGTGGGAAGTCGGCTGAGTATGTGTCCCGCGTTATGCTGGACTTTACACCAGGAAATGTGTTCTGGTTGTCAACCACTATTATTCTAACGGCTCTTGTGAGTGGTCTATTTGGTCAATATATGGTCAAGCGTTATTTTAACCAATCGGGATTTCTTTCATGA
- a CDS encoding ATP-binding cassette domain-containing protein: MEQEQEMVSREKKKALLKRLKERIKPKMKLVYLAAPQGLDTIVEASDFSAGEGQRLELMRALLKNADCYIFDEPTSNLDSLNEARFIQLVKAHCQGMVFLISHRSSTMACAATIFRLEAEQLVKER; the protein is encoded by the coding sequence ATGGAACAGGAACAAGAGATGGTTTCCCGTGAGAAGAAAAAAGCCCTCTTGAAGCGGCTCAAAGAACGCATCAAGCCCAAGATGAAGCTGGTCTATTTGGCAGCACCGCAGGGCTTGGATACGATTGTGGAAGCCAGTGACTTTTCAGCAGGAGAAGGACAACGCCTGGAACTCATGCGGGCCCTGCTCAAAAATGCGGATTGCTATATCTTTGATGAGCCGACCAGTAACCTGGATTCGCTCAACGAAGCTCGCTTTATCCAGCTGGTCAAGGCACACTGTCAGGGCATGGTCTTCTTGATTTCCCATAGAAGCTCGACCATGGCCTGTGCGGCTACCATCTTCCGCTTGGAAGCTGAACAATTAGTAAAGGAAAGATAA
- the thrC gene encoding threonine synthase, translating into MTLVYQSTRDAKNTVSASQAILQGLATDGGLFTPISIPTVDLDFSVLKDASYQEVAKLILSAFLDDFTADELDYCINNAYDSKFDTPVIAPVVKLKGQYNLELFRGSTIAFKDMALSILPYLMTTAAKKHGLENEIVILTATSGDTGKAAMAGFADVPGTQIIVFYPRDGVSKVQELQMTTQTGDNTHVVAIDGNFDDAQTNVKHMFNDEALRAKLAAKKLQFSSANSMNIGRLVPQIVYYVYAYAQLVKTGEIAAGDKVNFTVPTGNFGNILAAYYAKQIGLPVGKLICASNDNNVLTDFFSTGVYDKNRTFRVTTSPSMDILVSSNLERLIFHLFGNDAAKTAELMEALNTAGQYDIQGADADILSLFAAAFATEEETAAEIKRVYDESAYIEDPHTAVASAVYKQYVEQTGDQTPTVIASTASPYKFPVVAVEAVTGQSGLTDFEALAKLHEISGVALPPAVDGLETAPVRHNTVVAAADMQAEVERYLGV; encoded by the coding sequence ATGACACTAGTTTATCAATCAACACGCGATGCTAAAAATACTGTATCAGCTAGTCAAGCCATTTTGCAGGGCTTGGCGACTGATGGTGGTTTGTTTACACCGATTTCCATTCCAACGGTTGACTTGGACTTTTCTGTTCTCAAAGACGCTTCTTATCAGGAAGTTGCTAAACTGATTTTGTCAGCTTTCTTGGATGATTTTACGGCAGACGAACTGGACTACTGTATCAACAATGCCTATGACAGCAAGTTTGACACGCCAGTTATTGCCCCAGTGGTTAAGCTAAAAGGTCAGTACAACTTGGAACTCTTCCGAGGCTCAACCATTGCCTTTAAGGATATGGCACTGTCTATCCTGCCTTACTTGATGACAACTGCGGCGAAAAAGCATGGTTTGGAAAATGAGATTGTCATCTTGACAGCGACTTCAGGCGATACAGGCAAGGCGGCTATGGCTGGCTTTGCGGATGTCCCTGGCACGCAAATCATCGTCTTTTATCCACGCGACGGTGTGTCTAAGGTTCAGGAATTGCAGATGACCACGCAGACAGGGGATAATACGCACGTGGTGGCTATTGATGGTAACTTTGACGACGCCCAGACAAATGTCAAACACATGTTCAACGATGAGGCCCTTCGTGCCAAGTTGGCGGCTAAGAAACTCCAGTTTTCATCAGCCAACTCCATGAACATCGGCCGCTTGGTGCCACAGATTGTTTATTATGTCTATGCCTACGCTCAGCTGGTTAAGACTGGCGAGATTGCGGCGGGCGACAAGGTCAACTTCACTGTTCCGACAGGCAACTTCGGTAACATCTTGGCAGCTTACTACGCTAAGCAGATCGGTCTGCCAGTTGGCAAGCTCATCTGTGCTTCCAACGACAACAATGTCTTGACCGACTTCTTCTCAACTGGCGTTTACGACAAGAACCGCACCTTCCGCGTGACAACCAGTCCATCCATGGACATCTTGGTGTCCTCAAACTTGGAGCGGTTGATTTTCCATCTCTTTGGCAATGACGCTGCAAAAACAGCGGAGCTGATGGAAGCCTTAAACACAGCTGGTCAGTATGATATTCAAGGGGCTGACGCGGATATCTTATCACTCTTTGCTGCCGCCTTTGCGACGGAAGAAGAAACCGCTGCGGAAATCAAGCGTGTCTATGACGAGTCAGCCTACATTGAAGATCCACATACGGCTGTTGCCTCAGCTGTCTATAAACAGTATGTGGAGCAAACAGGGGACCAAACTCCGACAGTGATTGCTTCTACAGCAAGTCCTTACAAGTTCCCAGTAGTTGCGGTTGAAGCGGTGACAGGTCAATCAGGCTTGACCGACTTTGAAGCCCTTGCTAAACTGCATGAGATTTCAGGTGTAGCCCTGCCACCAGCTGTGGACGGCTTGGAAACAGCACCAGTCCGCCACAATACCGTTGTTGCAGCTGCAGATATGCAGGCTGAAGTAGAACGTTATTTGGGTGTGTGA
- a CDS encoding ISL3 family transposase — MEQLNLITNLLRIKDKNITISNEYDMGTHLELHGHLDYTAPKCPSCKGQMAKYDFQKPSKIPYLETAGYPLLIRLRKRRFKCKDCRKIAVAETPLVKKNHQISVAVNQKIAQLLIENQAMTHIAHRLSISTSSVMRKLNEFKFETDWNTLPEVMSWDEYAFKKGKMSFIAQDFNSLNVITILDGRTQATIRNHFLRYPRKVRNQVKVITMDMFSPYYKLARQLFPNTKIVLDRFHIVQHLSRAMNRVRILIMNQFDRKSQEYRSLKRYWKLIQQDSRKLSDKRFYRPMFRMHLTNKEILEKLLSFSEELRQHYELYQLLLFHFQEKNSDHFFDLIEQEIANVNPIFQTVFKTFLKDKEKVLNAMELPYSNAKLEATNNLIKVIKRNAFGFRNFENFKKRILIALNIKKERTNFVLSRC; from the coding sequence ATGGAACAACTAAATCTTATCACAAATCTTCTCAGAATTAAAGACAAAAATATCACTATCTCTAATGAATATGATATGGGAACTCACTTAGAACTTCATGGTCATTTGGATTATACAGCCCCTAAATGTCCCTCCTGCAAGGGACAAATGGCAAAATACGACTTCCAAAAACCCTCCAAAATTCCCTACCTAGAAACTGCTGGTTATCCCTTGCTTATCCGACTTAGAAAGCGTCGCTTCAAGTGTAAAGATTGCAGAAAAATAGCGGTCGCTGAAACTCCTCTTGTCAAGAAGAACCACCAAATCTCCGTCGCTGTTAACCAGAAGATTGCTCAATTACTCATCGAAAATCAAGCAATGACACATATTGCACACAGGCTATCTATCTCAACCTCATCAGTTATGAGAAAGCTTAATGAGTTCAAGTTTGAAACAGATTGGAATACCTTACCTGAGGTGATGAGCTGGGATGAGTATGCCTTCAAAAAGGGGAAAATGAGCTTTATCGCTCAAGATTTCAACTCCCTAAATGTCATAACTATTCTAGACGGAAGAACACAAGCAACCATCCGAAACCACTTTCTACGCTATCCTAGAAAGGTTAGAAATCAAGTCAAAGTCATTACCATGGATATGTTTAGTCCTTACTACAAATTGGCTAGACAGCTATTTCCAAACACCAAGATTGTTCTGGACCGCTTTCACATTGTGCAGCACCTTAGCCGTGCTATGAACCGCGTTCGTATTCTAATTATGAATCAATTCGACAGAAAATCGCAGGAATACCGGTCCTTGAAACGCTACTGGAAATTGATACAACAAGATAGCCGTAAACTCAGCGATAAACGATTTTATCGCCCTATGTTTCGCATGCACTTGACTAACAAGGAAATCCTAGAAAAACTACTGTCTTTTTCAGAGGAACTACGACAGCACTATGAACTCTATCAGCTTCTCTTGTTCCATTTCCAAGAGAAAAACTCAGATCATTTCTTTGACCTTATCGAACAGGAAATAGCCAATGTTAATCCTATTTTCCAGACGGTATTTAAGACATTTCTAAAGGATAAAGAAAAGGTTTTAAACGCCATGGAATTGCCTTATTCGAACGCCAAACTGGAAGCTACCAACAATCTCATCAAAGTCATTAAAAGAAATGCCTTTGGTTTCAGGAACTTTGAAAATTTTAAAAAACGTATTTTGATTGCTTTGAACATAAAGAAAGAGAGAACGAACTTCGTCCTCTCTAGGTGTTAG